From Candidatus Zixiibacteriota bacterium, a single genomic window includes:
- a CDS encoding MtnX-like HAD-IB family phosphatase yields the protein MTTGRGLRVFTDFDGTISAKDVGASLFNHFSGRRNSGTVKLWIEQKITSRECLWRECHYIASTREEMIAALHRIEVERGFGEFVALLARHEIPLHIVSDGLDFYIEAFLSRAGFAGLDIHSNRAHFINGGIIPTFPYFTRGCGFCGTCKGERVRTLRQEGETTVYIGDGFSDRCAVGVADILFARDDLVQVAREKSVDWLGFADFYDIIEYFENNLLQCRTEEELR from the coding sequence ATGACTACCGGGCGTGGACTCCGAGTGTTTACGGATTTTGACGGCACGATTTCCGCCAAAGATGTCGGTGCCTCGCTCTTCAATCATTTCTCCGGCAGGCGCAATTCCGGCACGGTTAAACTATGGATCGAGCAGAAGATCACCTCCCGGGAATGCCTGTGGCGGGAGTGTCACTATATCGCTTCGACGCGCGAAGAAATGATCGCCGCGTTGCACCGAATCGAGGTTGAGCGCGGATTTGGAGAGTTTGTGGCGTTGTTGGCCAGACATGAGATACCGCTGCACATCGTTTCCGACGGTCTCGACTTCTACATCGAAGCCTTCTTGAGTAGAGCGGGTTTCGCCGGATTGGACATTCATTCCAACCGCGCTCATTTCATCAACGGCGGCATCATTCCGACTTTCCCTTATTTCACTCGTGGCTGCGGCTTCTGCGGTACCTGCAAGGGCGAGCGGGTGCGCACGCTGAGGCAGGAGGGTGAAACCACGGTTTACATCGGCGATGGATTTTCCGATCGGTGTGCCGTCGGAGTGGCCGACATCCTGTTTGCGCGCGACGATCTGGTTCAAGTGGCGCGGGAAAAATCGGTTGACTGGCTGGGATTCGCTGACTTTTATGATATTATCGAGTATTTTGAGAACAATCTGCTGCAGTGCAGGACGGAAGAGGAATTGCGATAG
- a CDS encoding NTP transferase domain-containing protein: MKTVIMAGGFGTRLRPLTQSLPKPMVPVANLPMLHHIVNLLKKHGLRDYVTLLYFQPEEIQNYFHDGTELGVTMKYLLAEDDLGTAGAVKNAEELYHGNRVLVISGDVLTDFDLTAAISYHESKQAEATIVLTRMENPLAYGVVITDTDGRISRFLEKPTWGEVFSDTINTGIYILEPQVFERIPKGKSFDFSQNLFPAMLKEGARLFGYVAEGYWRDIGNLSEYQKAHLDILQEKVGIETSYNKLHRENATVWISRDFHVDEHARLAGAVIVGDGATIEAGAAISNSVIGDRCRIAGEAVIENSVIWHDTTVGSGAHISQAIVCNHVTVEDKVNINEEAVISDHVKLRSGATVKSNCKIWPGKEVEAGATVSSSLIWGEKWNRELFSDSKVSGLGNIEITPEFAAKLGAAFGATLARNQSIVVSRGASSASRVFSRAFASGLLSCGINVVDLQTLPIPVMRYELKSGKHGGGVHVRQNPVDYHITDLIFIGPDGMDLPTRKTRAIETLFAREDFRRVGVESVGTLDYPTRIVESYRSDFLKHIDVEAIVNRRFKIVIDFIHGGASEIFGSIFSTLNAELISINAFPNPTLPPAQSSNSIEQLGSIVKSLGADFGIQLARSAEKITVVDRDGERISDQLLLLMVTSLFLSTYQTRKIAVPIMASMGVEQIARQYGVQVIRVRGDHLAMMQAFMGDEVDFVGGTRGGFLLSRFQLGADGMFATVKLMEMLARNRADLAELRREFEKYHASVRQVPCSWSKKGQVMRLLMEHTEGRERQLVDGARFLEDGGWIWIAPDRNAAYFTVVAESEDRKRAEEMAAAYHEQVIRWQQ; this comes from the coding sequence ATGAAGACAGTGATCATGGCCGGCGGGTTCGGCACTCGATTGCGACCACTGACGCAAAGTCTGCCCAAGCCGATGGTGCCGGTAGCCAATCTGCCGATGCTGCATCACATCGTCAACCTGCTGAAGAAGCACGGCCTGCGGGACTACGTCACGCTGCTCTATTTCCAGCCGGAGGAGATACAGAACTACTTCCACGACGGCACGGAGTTGGGCGTCACGATGAAATACCTGCTGGCCGAGGACGATCTTGGTACGGCCGGCGCCGTCAAGAACGCCGAAGAACTTTACCACGGCAATCGCGTGCTGGTCATCTCCGGTGATGTTCTGACCGATTTTGATCTCACGGCTGCGATCAGCTATCACGAGTCGAAGCAGGCCGAAGCCACGATTGTTCTGACGCGGATGGAGAATCCGCTCGCCTACGGCGTGGTGATTACCGATACGGACGGCCGGATATCGCGGTTCCTGGAAAAGCCGACGTGGGGGGAGGTGTTTTCCGATACGATCAATACCGGCATCTACATTCTCGAACCTCAGGTCTTCGAGCGGATCCCCAAGGGCAAGAGCTTTGATTTCTCGCAGAACCTGTTCCCGGCAATGCTCAAGGAGGGCGCGCGATTGTTCGGCTACGTTGCCGAAGGATATTGGCGCGATATCGGGAATCTGTCGGAGTACCAGAAGGCGCATCTGGATATCCTGCAGGAAAAGGTCGGCATCGAAACCAGTTACAACAAACTGCATCGGGAGAACGCCACCGTCTGGATCAGTCGCGATTTCCACGTCGACGAACATGCGCGATTGGCCGGCGCGGTGATTGTCGGCGACGGCGCCACCATCGAGGCGGGAGCAGCGATCAGCAATTCCGTGATCGGCGATCGCTGCCGGATCGCCGGTGAGGCCGTGATCGAGAATTCTGTGATCTGGCATGACACGACGGTGGGGTCCGGCGCTCACATTTCCCAAGCCATCGTCTGCAACCACGTCACGGTCGAGGACAAGGTCAATATCAATGAGGAGGCCGTGATCAGCGACCACGTGAAGCTGCGGAGCGGTGCCACGGTCAAGTCGAACTGCAAGATCTGGCCGGGCAAGGAAGTTGAAGCCGGAGCGACAGTCTCGTCGTCGCTGATCTGGGGCGAGAAATGGAACCGCGAACTGTTTTCCGATTCCAAGGTTTCCGGCCTCGGCAATATTGAGATCACCCCAGAATTCGCCGCCAAGCTGGGAGCCGCTTTCGGCGCAACGCTGGCACGCAATCAATCGATCGTCGTCAGCCGCGGTGCTTCATCGGCCTCGCGGGTGTTCTCGCGCGCGTTCGCCTCGGGACTACTGTCGTGCGGCATTAACGTTGTCGACCTGCAGACGCTGCCGATTCCGGTCATGCGCTACGAGCTGAAATCCGGTAAACACGGCGGCGGCGTGCATGTACGCCAAAACCCGGTGGATTATCACATCACCGACCTGATCTTCATCGGTCCCGACGGTATGGACTTGCCAACGCGCAAGACCCGCGCCATCGAGACGCTCTTCGCCCGCGAAGATTTTCGCCGCGTCGGTGTTGAGAGCGTCGGCACCCTCGACTATCCAACCCGCATCGTCGAATCGTATCGCAGCGACTTCCTCAAGCACATCGACGTTGAGGCGATTGTCAACCGACGGTTCAAGATTGTGATCGACTTCATCCACGGCGGCGCCTCGGAGATCTTCGGCAGTATCTTCAGCACTCTGAATGCTGAGCTGATCTCGATCAATGCTTTCCCGAATCCCACGCTGCCGCCGGCCCAGAGCAGCAATTCGATCGAGCAACTCGGCTCGATTGTCAAGTCCCTGGGCGCCGATTTCGGAATCCAGCTGGCCCGCAGCGCCGAAAAGATCACCGTTGTCGATCGGGACGGCGAGCGGATCTCGGATCAGTTGTTGCTCTTGATGGTGACGTCGCTGTTCCTGAGTACTTACCAGACGCGAAAGATTGCGGTGCCGATCATGGCCAGTATGGGCGTTGAACAGATCGCTCGGCAGTACGGAGTGCAGGTTATACGTGTGCGCGGGGATCATCTGGCCATGATGCAGGCATTTATGGGTGATGAAGTTGATTTCGTCGGCGGCACTCGCGGCGGCTTTTTGCTATCGAGATTTCAACTGGGCGCGGACGGCATGTTCGCAACGGTCAAGCTGATGGAAATGCTGGCTCGCAATCGGGCCGATTTGGCGGAGCTGCGCCGCGAGTTCGAGAAGTACCATGCCTCGGTGCGACAGGTACCGTGCTCCTGGTCGAAGAAAGGCCAGGTCATGCGCCTGCTGATGGAACATACCGAAGGCCGCGAGCGGCAATTAGTCGACGGCGCGCGCTTTCTCGAGGACGGCGGTTGGATCTGGATTGCGCCGGATCGCAATGCAGCGTACTTCACTGTGGTCGCCGAGTCGGAGGATCGCAAACGCGCCGAGGAAATGGCGGCGGCCTACCACGAGCAGGTCATACGCTGGCAGCAGTAG
- a CDS encoding ammonia-forming cytochrome c nitrite reductase subunit c552, translated as MAERQSSRLWLYALILIVIAAATFAVLLLMQNISLRKEEAKQVVFQIATIDENTIDPKEWGKNFPRQYDNYLRTVDTVRTKHGGSDAFQKLDADPRWRELFNGYAFGVDYREERGHAYMLSDQDMTERVKQFKQPGACLHCHSAIIPAYRAQGRAAGVPDSDTLAQLMKGFEIVCGMPYAEARKLVDHPVTCMDCHDPKSMALRVTRPGFLNGIQRLAESDYSLPHLPSITRWQKGDRAKPYNPNVEASRQEMRSFVCGQCHVEYYFKGTGKLLTYPWHNGLNIDQVEAYYDSAGFKDWTHATSGAPTLKAQHPEFEMWNQGIHARSGVACADCHMPYYREGAVKISDHHVRSPLLNIARACQNCHRYPEDEILARAERIQDKTQAMMIRAEEAVIDLIKAIAAAKINGADSVALIAPRDFHRKAQWRLDYVAAENSMGFHASQEATRILGEAIDYARQGYMDLARRFPMMSAQAR; from the coding sequence ATGGCCGAAAGACAGTCGTCCCGCCTGTGGCTCTATGCGCTGATTCTGATCGTGATCGCCGCGGCGACCTTTGCCGTGCTGCTGCTGATGCAGAATATCTCGCTGCGGAAGGAAGAAGCCAAACAGGTCGTGTTCCAGATCGCCACGATCGACGAAAACACCATCGATCCGAAGGAGTGGGGCAAGAACTTCCCGCGCCAGTACGACAACTATCTGCGCACGGTCGACACGGTGCGCACCAAGCACGGCGGCAGCGACGCTTTTCAGAAGCTGGATGCCGACCCGCGCTGGCGTGAGCTGTTCAACGGCTATGCCTTCGGCGTCGACTACCGCGAAGAGCGTGGCCATGCCTACATGCTCTCCGATCAGGACATGACCGAACGCGTCAAGCAGTTCAAGCAGCCGGGCGCCTGCTTGCATTGCCATTCGGCCATCATTCCCGCCTACCGCGCCCAAGGACGCGCAGCCGGCGTGCCGGACAGCGACACGCTGGCGCAGTTGATGAAGGGCTTTGAAATCGTCTGCGGCATGCCGTACGCCGAGGCGCGCAAACTGGTCGACCATCCCGTGACCTGCATGGACTGCCACGATCCGAAGTCGATGGCACTTCGCGTGACGCGGCCGGGATTCCTGAACGGTATCCAGCGCCTCGCCGAGAGCGACTATTCGCTGCCGCATCTGCCCAGCATCACGCGCTGGCAGAAGGGCGATCGCGCCAAGCCGTACAACCCCAACGTCGAAGCGTCACGGCAGGAGATGCGCTCCTTCGTTTGCGGCCAATGCCATGTCGAGTACTATTTCAAGGGCACCGGCAAGCTGCTCACCTATCCGTGGCACAACGGGTTGAATATTGATCAGGTAGAAGCCTATTACGACAGCGCCGGTTTCAAGGACTGGACGCACGCCACCTCCGGCGCACCGACGCTCAAAGCGCAGCACCCGGAGTTCGAGATGTGGAACCAGGGGATTCACGCGCGTTCCGGCGTCGCCTGCGCTGACTGCCATATGCCTTACTACCGTGAGGGCGCCGTCAAGATCAGCGATCATCATGTGCGCAGCCCGCTGTTGAACATCGCCCGCGCCTGCCAGAATTGCCACCGTTACCCGGAAGATGAAATTCTCGCCCGTGCCGAGCGGATTCAGGACAAAACACAGGCGATGATGATTCGTGCTGAAGAAGCCGTCATCGATCTGATCAAGGCGATCGCGGCCGCCAAAATCAATGGCGCGGACAGTGTCGCCCTTATTGCCCCGCGCGATTTTCATCGCAAGGCGCAGTGGCGTCTGGATTATGTCGCGGCGGAAAATTCGATGGGCTTCCATGCCTCGCAGGAAGCGACTCGCATCTTGGGCGAAGCGATCGACTATGCGCGACAAGGTTATATGGATCTGGCGCGGCGTTTCCCGATGATGTCGGCGCAAGCCAGATAG
- the groES gene encoding co-chaperone GroES, translated as MNIHPLQDRVLVKPLQQEEVKKGGIIIPDTAKEKPQEGQIMAAGPGRLSDDGKLLAMSVKVGDKILYGKYSGSEVSVDGAEFLIMRESDILAVLK; from the coding sequence ATGAACATTCATCCGTTGCAAGACCGCGTTCTGGTGAAGCCGCTTCAGCAGGAAGAGGTCAAGAAGGGCGGGATCATCATCCCCGATACCGCCAAGGAAAAACCGCAGGAAGGTCAGATCATGGCCGCCGGTCCGGGCCGCCTCTCCGATGATGGCAAGCTGCTGGCGATGTCCGTCAAGGTCGGCGACAAAATCCTCTACGGAAAGTATTCCGGCTCGGAAGTCTCCGTGGACGGCGCCGAATTCCTGATCATGCGCGAGTCCGATATTCTCGCGGTACTGAAGTAA
- the nrfH gene encoding cytochrome c nitrite reductase small subunit, which translates to MTQTPDSRSNTAVSKWLLAIVIVAGLFFGIGFYTFYYAKGGSYLSDDPNVCINCHIMREQFDSWQKGSHHGVAVCNDCHLPPSFPGRYIVKAENGFNHSRKFTFQDFHEPIAIRPANREVLQQNCLRCHAQLISESVGTFTHADDHQNCVRCHREVGHGAAH; encoded by the coding sequence ATGACGCAAACTCCTGATTCCCGATCCAACACCGCCGTCTCCAAATGGCTTTTGGCGATCGTGATCGTCGCCGGGCTGTTCTTCGGGATCGGTTTCTACACCTTCTACTACGCCAAGGGCGGTTCCTACTTATCGGACGATCCCAATGTCTGTATCAACTGCCACATCATGCGCGAGCAATTTGACAGTTGGCAGAAGGGCAGCCATCACGGCGTCGCGGTCTGCAACGACTGCCATCTGCCGCCGTCGTTTCCCGGCCGCTACATTGTCAAGGCCGAAAACGGCTTCAACCACTCGCGCAAATTCACTTTTCAGGATTTTCACGAACCGATTGCCATTCGCCCCGCCAACCGCGAAGTGCTCCAGCAGAATTGCCTGCGCTGCCACGCCCAGTTAATCAGCGAATCGGTCGGGACGTTTACCCATGCGGATGATCATCAAAACTGCGTGCGGTGCCACCGCGAGGTCGGCCACGGCGCAGCTCATTAG
- a CDS encoding thrombospondin type 3 repeat-containing protein: protein MNFSVIQRRPSPTSRYISLSMALAIVLWSFASADSLAPRQPLTDVPLFTQLGKQYELNVKFRDDLLMRATADGKISSPAKAAADNVSRVAGQFALRFEQLIQLPDAKIEKLEQRAATMSREAQPDLRGIMLVRITGADNATLEPAARALRALPEVEYVYLAEITPPPPGDYAPPTPNYVALQGYRGPDPGFNVDYLWTRNGKGQNVRYSDCEYGWDVLHEDLVDIPIVVEAGQTMNSPFGNDHGTSAVGITAAPSNGYGVTGIAPLAASVNVYPEISVEQGSRRATCIANAIADSDPGDVVLLEMQTGGAGGGYAPAEYDPTVWNVVKNGGDQNVIVVAAAGNGNQDLDSAPYSSYMARGDSKSIIIGAGSSSTGHHKLDFSTYGSRVNVQAWGQNVFTSGYGDYAVVGGDDHQSYTSSFNGTSSASAVSAGLVTALQSYAKQVINRPLTPLEMRTLLMLTGTPQGTGGHIGPAINLRTAASAICQYMASPVDADHDIVNDPCDNCVNVANPNQDDLDGDGIGDACDSDSDNDGIANTTDNCPLIANLDQTDTDNDLAGDACDNCDSTPNPEQYDENGDGIGDACDGQLHIQNYAMPDGVLNDPYSLSLYAIGGTPPYTWNFLGGDLPFGCNFNGGTTGTIDGTPSYVATFYFSFECRDSGVPQKADTMSASIRIIEPPYVCGDADGSAAVNISDAVYLISYIFAGGPAPNPLESADADCSGTVNISDAVYLISFIFSGGPAPCAGC from the coding sequence ATGAATTTTTCCGTCATCCAACGGCGCCCCTCACCGACTTCTCGCTACATATCGCTGAGCATGGCGCTCGCAATCGTTCTGTGGAGTTTTGCCTCTGCTGACTCCCTGGCGCCGCGCCAACCGCTGACCGACGTGCCGCTCTTCACCCAGCTGGGCAAACAGTACGAACTCAACGTCAAGTTCCGTGACGATCTGTTGATGCGCGCCACGGCCGACGGCAAGATCTCATCCCCCGCAAAGGCGGCCGCCGATAACGTGTCGAGAGTTGCGGGTCAATTTGCGTTGCGCTTCGAGCAATTGATTCAACTGCCGGATGCGAAAATCGAAAAACTCGAGCAGCGAGCCGCCACGATGTCCCGTGAGGCGCAGCCCGATTTGCGCGGCATCATGCTGGTCAGAATTACCGGCGCCGACAATGCCACGCTCGAGCCCGCCGCTCGCGCGTTGCGGGCTCTTCCCGAAGTTGAGTATGTGTATCTTGCTGAAATCACTCCCCCGCCACCGGGCGACTACGCTCCACCCACGCCGAATTATGTTGCACTGCAGGGCTACCGCGGCCCTGATCCGGGATTCAATGTCGATTATCTCTGGACGCGCAACGGCAAGGGGCAGAATGTGCGCTATTCCGATTGCGAGTATGGCTGGGATGTGCTTCATGAGGACCTCGTCGATATTCCGATTGTCGTTGAAGCGGGGCAGACGATGAACTCGCCATTCGGCAACGACCATGGCACCTCGGCAGTCGGCATCACCGCCGCTCCCAGCAACGGCTACGGCGTCACGGGCATTGCGCCATTGGCGGCGAGCGTCAACGTCTATCCAGAGATTTCGGTCGAGCAGGGTTCGCGTCGCGCGACGTGCATCGCCAATGCGATTGCCGATTCCGACCCCGGCGATGTCGTGTTGCTGGAAATGCAGACCGGCGGTGCCGGCGGCGGCTATGCGCCCGCGGAGTACGATCCGACGGTGTGGAACGTGGTCAAGAATGGTGGTGATCAAAACGTCATTGTCGTAGCTGCGGCCGGCAACGGCAATCAGGACCTGGATAGCGCCCCCTACTCCAGCTATATGGCGCGCGGCGATTCCAAATCGATCATCATCGGGGCCGGTTCATCATCAACCGGTCACCACAAACTCGACTTCTCCACCTACGGCAGCCGCGTCAATGTCCAGGCTTGGGGGCAAAACGTCTTCACCTCCGGTTACGGCGACTATGCGGTTGTCGGCGGTGACGATCACCAAAGCTACACCAGTAGTTTCAACGGCACCAGCTCGGCATCGGCGGTCTCTGCCGGCTTAGTGACGGCGCTGCAGTCATACGCCAAGCAGGTGATCAATCGCCCGCTCACTCCGCTGGAGATGCGGACGCTTTTGATGCTAACCGGCACGCCGCAGGGCACCGGCGGCCATATCGGCCCGGCGATTAATTTGCGCACTGCTGCCAGCGCTATCTGTCAGTATATGGCCTCACCGGTTGATGCCGATCACGACATTGTCAACGATCCTTGCGACAATTGCGTCAATGTGGCCAATCCAAATCAGGACGATCTTGACGGCGACGGCATCGGCGATGCCTGCGACAGCGATTCCGACAACGACGGAATCGCTAACACCACCGACAACTGCCCGCTGATTGCCAATCTCGACCAAACCGACACCGACAACGATCTGGCCGGCGATGCTTGCGACAACTGCGACTCTACGCCTAACCCCGAGCAGTACGACGAAAATGGCGACGGTATCGGCGATGCTTGCGACGGTCAGTTGCATATTCAGAACTACGCCATGCCGGACGGTGTCTTAAATGATCCCTATTCCTTGAGCCTATACGCCATCGGCGGGACGCCGCCGTACACGTGGAACTTCCTCGGCGGCGATCTGCCATTCGGCTGCAACTTCAACGGCGGAACCACCGGCACGATCGACGGCACGCCGAGCTACGTGGCGACCTTCTACTTTAGTTTCGAGTGCCGCGATTCCGGGGTACCCCAGAAAGCGGACACGATGTCGGCCAGCATCAGGATTATCGAACCGCCCTACGTCTGCGGCGATGCCGATGGCAGTGCTGCTGTCAACATCTCGGATGCGGTGTATCTGATCAGCTACATATTTGCCGGCGGTCCAGCACCGAATCCACTGGAATCCGCCGATGCCGACTGCTCCGGTACGGTAAACATTTCCGATGCAGTTTACCTGATCAGCTTCATCTTCTCGGGTGGCCCGGCGCCGTGCGCGGGGTGTTGA
- a CDS encoding type III pantothenate kinase gives MLLAIDIGNTNVVIGFYEGEKLLTSLRFATDHARTADESALLLSQFMQIKGLGGVDGIALATVVPRLDPVFRQMSKTHFGIEPVVVHAGLKFNIRFDYPHPNEIGTDRICNSVAAFARFGGPAIVVDFGTATTFDVISKDGAYLGGVIAPGIETAQSALAHRAAQLFKISFEAPKSPIGKSTEEAMKAGFYLGAVGQADYIIEQLQKAMGSLPRIVATGGLASLIAPASKYIKDVLPDITLDGLRLIYEMNR, from the coding sequence ATGTTACTGGCAATCGATATCGGCAACACCAATGTCGTGATCGGCTTCTACGAAGGCGAGAAGTTGCTCACCTCTTTGCGCTTCGCCACCGACCACGCGCGCACGGCGGACGAATCGGCGTTGCTCTTGAGTCAGTTCATGCAGATAAAAGGGCTCGGGGGCGTGGATGGGATCGCCCTGGCTACGGTCGTGCCGCGCCTCGATCCGGTATTCCGGCAAATGAGCAAGACGCACTTCGGGATCGAGCCGGTGGTGGTACACGCGGGGCTCAAGTTCAATATTCGGTTTGACTATCCCCATCCCAACGAGATCGGTACCGACCGCATCTGCAATTCCGTGGCGGCGTTCGCGCGCTTCGGCGGGCCGGCGATCGTCGTTGATTTTGGCACGGCAACGACTTTTGACGTGATCTCCAAGGACGGCGCTTATTTGGGCGGAGTGATTGCCCCCGGCATCGAGACGGCGCAGAGCGCGTTGGCGCATCGCGCGGCGCAGCTTTTCAAGATTTCGTTTGAAGCGCCCAAGTCGCCAATCGGCAAGTCAACGGAAGAGGCCATGAAAGCCGGTTTCTATCTGGGCGCGGTCGGCCAGGCGGATTACATCATTGAGCAACTTCAGAAGGCGATGGGATCTTTGCCGCGAATCGTTGCGACCGGCGGCTTGGCCAGCCTGATCGCGCCGGCTTCCAAGTATATCAAGGACGTCCTCCCCGACATCACCCTCGATGGTCTGCGGTTGATTTACGAAATGAACCGGTAG